The Lysobacter sp. genome includes a window with the following:
- the fur gene encoding ferric iron uptake transcriptional regulator has product MESTDLRKLGLKVTHPRMRVLELLQQALPRHMTAEDIYRKLVDDGDEIGLATVYRVLTQFEAAGLVLKHNFEGGHAVYELDRGDHHDHMVDIETGKITEFESAEIEELQRRIAAEYGFDIEDHALVLYVRKKKQ; this is encoded by the coding sequence ATGGAATCAACAGACCTTCGCAAGCTCGGCCTCAAAGTGACCCACCCCCGCATGCGCGTGCTGGAACTCCTGCAGCAGGCCTTGCCGCGTCACATGACCGCAGAAGACATCTATCGAAAGCTGGTCGACGATGGCGACGAGATCGGGCTGGCGACGGTCTACCGGGTGTTGACGCAGTTCGAGGCCGCCGGCCTGGTGCTGAAGCACAACTTCGAGGGCGGGCATGCGGTCTATGAGCTGGACCGCGGCGATCACCACGATCATATGGTCGACATCGAAACCGGCAAAATCACCGAGTTCGAAAGCGCCGAGATCGAGGAATTGCAGCGCAGGATCGCGGCCGAGTACGGCTTCGACATCGAGGACCATGCGCTGGTCCTGTACGTCCGAAAGAAGAAGCAATAG
- a CDS encoding outer membrane protein assembly factor BamE, with amino-acid sequence MPTNRHSLRTPLLVLAVAIATTGCGILYKQPIYQGNLIDKTAVEQLQTGMSKQDVMGLLGTPSISDPYNENRWDYTATQRIDRRGTTEVKNFTVYFENGAVAKWEGEYFAEQDDTLAANAGRQFGPNLAKDDKKKKRR; translated from the coding sequence ATGCCCACCAATCGCCACTCGCTCCGCACCCCTCTGCTCGTTCTCGCTGTCGCAATCGCCACCACTGGCTGCGGCATCCTGTACAAACAACCGATCTACCAGGGCAACCTGATCGACAAGACTGCAGTGGAGCAGTTGCAGACGGGGATGAGCAAGCAGGATGTCATGGGCCTGCTGGGCACGCCCTCGATCTCCGATCCGTACAACGAGAATCGCTGGGACTACACCGCGACCCAGCGCATCGACCGCCGCGGAACGACCGAAGTGAAGAATTTCACGGTCTATTTCGAAAACGGTGCGGTTGCGAAGTGGGAAGGCGAGTATTTCGCCGAACAGGACGACACCCTGGCGGCGAATGCCGGCCGTCAGTTCGGACCGAATCTGGCGAAGGACGACAAAAAGAAGAAGCGCCGCTGA
- a CDS encoding RnfH family protein, which yields MSGRVHVEVVQAWPRRHEAVCVDLPAGSTVAEAIAAAGLTPGGHAGIAVYGDPATGDQRLRDGDRVELLRPLTIDPKEARRRRAGK from the coding sequence ATGTCCGGACGGGTCCATGTCGAGGTCGTTCAAGCGTGGCCGCGCAGGCATGAGGCGGTGTGCGTGGACCTTCCAGCGGGCTCGACGGTTGCCGAGGCGATCGCGGCGGCTGGCCTGACGCCCGGCGGGCATGCCGGGATAGCGGTATACGGCGATCCCGCGACCGGGGATCAGCGGTTGCGGGACGGGGATCGGGTGGAGCTGCTGCGTCCGCTGACGATCGACCCGAAGGAAGCCCGGCGTCGACGCGCCGGCAAGTAA
- a CDS encoding type II toxin-antitoxin system RatA family toxin: MPVIQRSALVEHSAAKMFALVNDIAAYPRRFDWCEAADVIEADSARVVARLDLGLGGLSTWFTTENTLSPPHHIDMVLRDGPFRKLAGRWQFHALDECACKVTLSLDFEPNSKLLGPAFVLGFQSLADRMVDDFVRVADRGDE, translated from the coding sequence ATGCCGGTCATCCAACGCTCTGCTCTGGTCGAACATTCCGCCGCGAAGATGTTCGCGCTGGTCAACGACATCGCCGCGTATCCGCGCCGTTTCGACTGGTGCGAAGCGGCGGATGTCATCGAGGCCGATTCGGCACGGGTGGTGGCACGGCTGGATCTGGGGCTGGGAGGCCTGAGCACCTGGTTCACCACCGAGAACACCCTCTCGCCGCCGCACCACATCGACATGGTGTTGCGCGACGGCCCGTTCAGGAAACTGGCCGGTCGATGGCAGTTCCATGCGCTCGACGAATGCGCATGCAAGGTCACGCTGAGTCTGGATTTCGAGCCGAACAGCAAATTGCTCGGGCCGGCATTCGTATTGGGGTTCCAGTCGCTTGCGGACCGGATGGTCGACGATTTCGTGCGTGTGGCCGATCGCGGGGACGAGTAA
- the smpB gene encoding SsrA-binding protein SmpB: MSKQKVGKDKAKAGDKAGKSAPVTKTIALNKRARHEYHLEQRHEAGLSLQGWELKSIRAGRANITDGYALIQHGELFLIGAQFTPLIQASSHVVANDRRTRKLLLHRREIDQLIGKVQRDGYTIVPTAMYWKGNKVKLEIALAKGKQDHDKRQASKDRDWAREKQRTMRRHNKDA, translated from the coding sequence ATGAGCAAGCAGAAAGTCGGCAAGGATAAGGCAAAGGCGGGCGACAAGGCGGGCAAGAGCGCGCCCGTCACCAAGACGATTGCCCTGAACAAACGCGCGAGGCACGAGTACCACCTCGAACAGCGCCATGAGGCAGGCCTGTCGCTGCAGGGCTGGGAGCTGAAATCGATCCGCGCCGGCCGCGCCAACATCACCGACGGCTACGCCCTGATCCAGCACGGCGAGCTGTTCCTGATCGGTGCCCAGTTCACCCCACTGATCCAGGCATCCAGCCATGTCGTCGCCAACGACCGCCGCACCCGCAAGTTATTGCTGCATCGGCGCGAGATCGACCAGTTGATCGGCAAGGTGCAGCGCGATGGTTACACCATCGTACCGACCGCGATGTACTGGAAAGGCAACAAGGTCAAACTCGAAATCGCACTCGCCAAGGGCAAGCAGGACCACGACAAGCGCCAGGCCTCCAAGGACCGCGACTGGGCCCGAGAGAAGCAGCGCACGATGCGTCGGCACAACAAGGACGCCTGA